AGGACTTAAGGTGGTTCTAATGGTTACTGGCCTGATGTTCGCATTCCTTATGCTTGCGATTCCAATTACGATGGAGGCCTTACATGCAAATCTTTTTAATGCCTTTGATGAAATTACACTTTTTTCCACAGGAGGTGGTGTAGTAGAAGAATTTAAAGAAGGTATGAGCGAAGAAGAGATGCGTGATCAAGATGAAGAGATGAAAAGAGATGAAGAAAGGCGTCGTCAAGATGAAATAAAGAGGAGAGAAGAAGAGATGCGTGATCAAGATGAGATGAAAATGAAAGAAAGGATGCGTCATCAAGAAGAATCTGGAAATGGGTCTTCAGATCGATCTACTGATGCTCAGCCTCTTGATAATAAGAGGCCAGTTGTTGATAACGGTGGAACTATGAATGCAGATGGAAGTGATAGAGTTAGCTGTGAGGATAAAGTTAGAGAGGATGCGAAGAGAAATGGAATAGATATGAATTCACATTCTTTGAGTGAGGATCAGCTAAGGACTCTTCAAGCAATTAAGCTTAGACACTGTGGAGAGCAAGATAATGCAGATGGTAGAGATAGAATGGTTGTTAAGCCAATGCCAAGGACAAATCCTAACGGTGAAGGGTTCACTCCTACGCCAATATTAATCAATGGTGGCGAAGATTGTAAAGATAAAGTAAGAGAGGCTGCCAAAGTGATGGGTCTTGATATGAACTCGAGTAATTTAAATGAGGATGAGATTAGACTTCTTGATGCAATTAAAAAAAGATACTGTGGAGGTCATAACGCAAGAGGTGGAGTAGAAGAATTTAAAGAAGGTATGGGTAGGGAAGAAGGGATGCGAATGAGAGATGAAGAGGAGCGTCGTCAAGATGAATTCGGGAATGGGTCTCCATCTTTTAAACATATGGATAATAGTGAAAATAGAGGTGGTGGAGATTTATCAAGATTCAAACATATTGGAGAGGATTTGATACGTGTGGCAAAGGAGGCGGAGCGTGAACATGAGGTTATGGGGCATGACTTTCAAAGGAGAGGTGGAGGTACTGAGCTGTTGAAAGAATTGAAGCAACTTGTAGAAGATTCTAAACTCTTAGGTCTTGAATTTGATGAAATATTTAAGAAATGTACGCAGATGTCAGGAAAAGATGGAGAAAAAGATGAAGCATATCTTGAATGTGAAAAAACATTGGAATCATTTCAATTAAAAGGTGATCTTATCAGGGTTAGAATGGATGCTATTCGTTTCGAGAGAGAGGTTGAGAAGTTTGAACATCAAGTAGAAGGGTATGAAAGAGAGGCTGCTAGAGTTGGTGTGACTCCGGCCACCGATGTGAAAGGAGTTTTGAGTAAAGTGCAGTCTCAAGTTGTGGAAATAGTAAGTTTGAAAGACGAGCTTGTATCGATCGTTGAGTCTATGACGTCGGGTGTGGACATATACGATATGATGGATCGATACTGGGATGTTCATAAGAAATTCAGAGACGCGGTTGATAGCGTACACAGCTCGAATTATTGGGAAGTTCTCGGGCCGGAAGCTTGGCATCAATTAAATGCCAAGAAAACACAAGATTACAATGCTGATAGTTTTCAGGCAGTTCGTGCTAAGGTTATGAAAGTAGAAAGATGGGTGCAAGACCGTGAATCTAAAGGTGAAAACGTAGGCAGTTTTTCAGAGCTTATAAAAAAGATGTATGGCCTAATCAAAGAAGGTGAAGATGCTACTTCGAAAGGTGATCTTGATACCGTTGACCTGATTTGGAAAAAAGTTGAGAGACTTGGAAATGAGTTTATGAAAGAAGTAAAAAGCCTTGGTATTGATGATTCATCTTTTGATGAAGATCCTCGAGAGGATAGAGGCGACCGTGACGGAGATGATCGTGAGCGTCGTCCCGAATTTCAATTGAATGGCGGTGGTTTCGTGCCAGATGTAAAAGAGCAGTTTAAAAATACAGTAGGTAGCCAGGATGTGCTCAAAATGGTTGATGACTTATCCGACAGTGATGCAAAAGTTATTTTGAAGAAAATGCTTTTAGTAACAGAAGCTTCACTCCAGGATGTCGCAATGATTCGTGACTTAGGCGTAGATAAAGAGGTGTTTGATCGTACAGTTAGGAACGTTGATATAGATAAATTTGCTGCAAGAAAACGAGATATAATTCCTGACGCCATGTTTCTATTTGAAAAATTGGATTTTGAAAGATTGGATAAAGAGCCTGCTTTCAGACAAGATTTAGAGAGGATCAAAGAAATTGTGCTTTTAGACAATTTATCTGAACAAGCG
This window of the Candidatus Peregrinibacteria bacterium genome carries:
- a CDS encoding S-layer homology domain-containing protein — translated: MSNKNQKGLKVVLMVTGLMFAFLMLAIPITMEALHANLFNAFDEITLFSTGGGVVEEFKEGMSEEEMRDQDEEMKRDEERRRQDEIKRREEEMRDQDEMKMKERMRHQEESGNGSSDRSTDAQPLDNKRPVVDNGGTMNADGSDRVSCEDKVREDAKRNGIDMNSHSLSEDQLRTLQAIKLRHCGEQDNADGRDRMVVKPMPRTNPNGEGFTPTPILINGGEDCKDKVREAAKVMGLDMNSSNLNEDEIRLLDAIKKRYCGGHNARGGVEEFKEGMGREEGMRMRDEEERRQDEFGNGSPSFKHMDNSENRGGGDLSRFKHIGEDLIRVAKEAEREHEVMGHDFQRRGGGTELLKELKQLVEDSKLLGLEFDEIFKKCTQMSGKDGEKDEAYLECEKTLESFQLKGDLIRVRMDAIRFEREVEKFEHQVEGYEREAARVGVTPATDVKGVLSKVQSQVVEIVSLKDELVSIVESMTSGVDIYDMMDRYWDVHKKFRDAVDSVHSSNYWEVLGPEAWHQLNAKKTQDYNADSFQAVRAKVMKVERWVQDRESKGENVGSFSELIKKMYGLIKEGEDATSKGDLDTVDLIWKKVERLGNEFMKEVKSLGIDDSSFDEDPREDRGDRDGDDRERRPEFQLNGGGFVPDVKEQFKNTVGSQDVLKMVDDLSDSDAKVILKKMLLVTEASLQDVAMIRDLGVDKEVFDRTVRNVDIDKFAARKRDIIPDAMFLFEKLDFERLDKEPAFRQDLERIKEIVLLDNLSEQATGRVKAKIQDFITRDNLTEHDFSNLKHWLEGEKKASRREKFENGEIVFKDADDNDWYYEPMKSFSEKGIIIGNNGMVRPGDPTNGAEFAKMIVTAAKIGDDKKMAAKTGDEWYEQYLSRLKEAGIFFDTEPWGLVTREVVISTLVKALQLEVEGVAEQVFSDIPESHPAFKSVFIAVKYGIVDSSKEKFRVDDFVNRAELAKMLKKALDVVEIEGSIR